The following proteins are co-located in the Clostridiales bacterium genome:
- a CDS encoding NimC/NimA family protein: MQEVYEFLKKCNTYYLATVEGDQPRVRPFGTVNIFEDKLYIQTGKIKPVSKQMKENPKIEISAFDGAAWIRVQAIAVEDDRIEAKQSMLDAYPSLQGMYQADDGNTQVLYLKDAVATIMTFGVKEPKVITF, encoded by the coding sequence ATGCAGGAAGTTTATGAATTCTTGAAAAAGTGTAATACGTATTACCTTGCAACGGTAGAAGGAGACCAGCCAAGGGTGAGACCCTTCGGAACTGTAAACATCTTTGAGGACAAGCTCTACATCCAGACGGGAAAAATCAAGCCGGTATCCAAGCAGATGAAAGAAAATCCTAAAATTGAAATCAGTGCCTTTGATGGTGCTGCTTGGATTCGTGTGCAGGCAATAGCTGTTGAGGACGATAGAATTGAGGCAAAACAGAGCATGCTGGATGCTTATCCAAGTCTGCAGGGCATGTACCAAGCCGATGACGGCAACACGCAGGTTTTGTATTTAAAGGATGCGGTTGCCACAATCATGACTTTTGGCGTGAAAGAACCGAAAGTCATTACATTCTAG
- a CDS encoding GntR family transcriptional regulator, with product MALSTDLFSSLRKDILQGRLRQGEKLTEQQVCDEYKVSRTPVREAFKQLELEGFIETIPNRGAFVTGFTPQDIRDMYELRKSYEILAVRWAIERITKDEYEKLEEAFEFMEFYTQKKDVEKMLNINMNFHDLIYKASHNRMLYRILSSFQLYIKQSRPARCESSDTYLDEVLQEHRAIFESFQNEDPDAAEAAVARHLDNAKQRAKSVLWQD from the coding sequence ATGGCACTTTCAACAGACCTTTTTTCCAGTCTCAGGAAGGACATCCTGCAGGGCCGCCTCCGTCAGGGAGAAAAGCTGACAGAGCAGCAGGTCTGCGATGAATACAAAGTCAGCCGCACTCCGGTCCGAGAAGCTTTTAAGCAGCTGGAGCTGGAGGGCTTCATCGAAACCATTCCCAACCGGGGGGCCTTTGTAACAGGCTTTACTCCCCAGGATATCCGCGATATGTATGAGCTGAGAAAGTCCTATGAGATCCTGGCCGTAAGGTGGGCCATCGAACGAATTACCAAGGATGAATACGAAAAGCTTGAAGAAGCTTTCGAGTTTATGGAATTTTATACGCAGAAAAAAGACGTGGAGAAAATGCTGAATATCAACATGAATTTTCATGATCTGATTTACAAGGCATCCCACAACCGTATGCTGTACCGGATTCTGTCATCCTTCCAGCTCTATATCAAGCAAAGCAGACCTGCCCGTTGCGAGTCCTCTGACACCTATCTGGATGAGGTTTTGCAGGAACACCGTGCGATTTTTGAATCCTTCCAGAACGAAGATCCAGACGCGGCCGAAGCAGCGGTAGCAAGACATCTTGACAACGCAAAGCAAAGAGCAAAGTCCGTCCTTTGGCAGGATTAA
- a CDS encoding isocitrate/isopropylmalate dehydrogenase family protein, which produces MDYIKAFEAIVAQQLARVEKMKQDTEFVNYQALDKIIIGVIGGDGIGPAITAQAHRVLENLLADEVKAGKVEFKVIDGCTIENRAAAGKAIPEDVLAEIKKCNVLLKGPTTTPRKGDKWANVESANVAMRKELDLFANVRPVKVPEQGIDWTFFRENTECLYALGSQGVNINDDLAFDFRVITNPGTERIARLAFEYARANNKKRVTIVTKANVVKTTDGKFLDVCKNVAKEYSEIEVDDWYIDIMTAKLVDEKRRGQFEVLILPNLYGDILTDEAAEFQGGVGTAGSANLGKHYSMFEAIHGSAPRMVEEGRDIYADPSSVIRAGAMLLSHIGYQAQADKLFGALEACTNEKKLVITGRTDGCTGAEYADYIISKI; this is translated from the coding sequence ATGGATTATATAAAAGCATTTGAAGCGATCGTGGCGCAGCAGCTTGCGAGAGTGGAAAAAATGAAACAGGATACAGAGTTTGTCAATTATCAGGCTCTTGATAAAATCATCATTGGCGTCATCGGAGGAGACGGAATCGGCCCTGCCATTACGGCTCAGGCTCACAGGGTTCTGGAAAACCTGCTGGCAGATGAAGTAAAAGCCGGTAAAGTTGAGTTTAAGGTGATCGACGGCTGCACCATCGAAAACCGTGCTGCTGCCGGAAAAGCCATTCCAGAGGATGTCCTTGCAGAAATCAAGAAATGCAACGTGCTCCTCAAAGGTCCTACAACCACACCCAGAAAGGGCGACAAGTGGGCCAACGTGGAAAGCGCCAATGTTGCAATGAGAAAGGAACTTGACCTCTTTGCAAACGTAAGACCGGTAAAAGTTCCTGAGCAGGGCATTGACTGGACCTTCTTCAGAGAAAACACCGAGTGCCTCTATGCACTGGGTAGCCAGGGTGTAAACATTAACGATGATCTGGCCTTTGACTTCCGTGTCATCACAAACCCGGGTACCGAACGAATTGCAAGACTTGCGTTTGAATATGCAAGAGCAAACAACAAGAAAAGAGTTACCATTGTCACCAAGGCAAATGTAGTGAAAACCACCGACGGAAAGTTCCTGGACGTTTGCAAAAACGTAGCCAAGGAATACTCAGAAATCGAGGTTGACGACTGGTATATCGATATCATGACCGCCAAGCTGGTGGATGAAAAGAGACGCGGTCAGTTTGAAGTGCTCATTCTCCCCAACCTTTACGGTGATATCTTGACTGACGAAGCTGCTGAGTTCCAGGGTGGTGTCGGTACCGCAGGAAGCGCTAACCTTGGAAAGCACTATTCCATGTTTGAAGCCATCCACGGCTCCGCACCGAGAATGGTTGAGGAAGGCAGAGACATCTATGCCGATCCTTCCAGCGTCATCCGTGCAGGCGCAATGCTCCTGTCCCACATCGGCTATCAGGCTCAGGCTGACAAGCTCTTTGGCGCTCTGGAAGCGTGCACCAATGAGAAAAAGCTGGTAATCACAGGCAGAACAGACGGATGCACAGGAGCAGAATACGCAGACTATATTATTTCAAAGATTTGA
- a CDS encoding aconitate hydratase, whose product MGKTLAYKILENHLVEGVLAPGNEITMKIDQTLTQDSTGTMVYLQLEAMGVEKIKTELSVAYIDHNTLQTGFENADDHEFIKSVAKRHGVLFSKPGNGICHQLQLENYGIPGKTLLGSDSHTPTGGGLGMIAIGAGGLDVALAMAQGTYSLTVPKVLKVELTGKLRPWVSAKDVILYVLQQLTVKGGVGKIVEYAGEGVKTLSVTDRATITNMGAELGATTSVFPSDENTKAYLAAQGREKDYVALSADADAEYDEVLKVDLSSLVPLAAKPHSPDNVDSITNIGTIKVDQVAIGSCTNSSYTDLMKVAEILKGKQVHPDVSLVISPGSSKILSKLAENGALASMINAGARIIENACGPCIGMGQSPKSGAVSLRTFNRNFKGRSGTLDADVYLVSPETAAISAVTGILTDGMVSGVTLPEIKEEMFNFNDNFIVYPKGTDKSNTDVVMGPNIKPFPQNTKLPEIVTGSVVLHAGNNITTDDIMPSDSRLLPYRSNIPFLANYCFEKIDKDFSARCKEAGAGVIIGGDNYGQGSSREHAALAPLYLGIKFVLAKSFARIHRSNLINSGILPLVFDDPADYDDFALGQKLVIENAREQVKNPVILLKNPETGKEYKAISKFSEQEIEMILAGGRINQIKDNE is encoded by the coding sequence ATGGGAAAGACATTAGCTTACAAAATCCTGGAAAACCATCTCGTTGAAGGTGTGCTGGCTCCAGGTAACGAAATCACGATGAAAATCGACCAGACCCTTACGCAGGATTCCACCGGAACGATGGTATATCTTCAGCTGGAAGCCATGGGCGTTGAAAAAATCAAAACAGAGCTTTCTGTTGCGTATATTGATCACAATACATTGCAGACAGGATTCGAAAATGCGGATGACCATGAATTTATCAAGAGCGTTGCAAAGCGTCACGGCGTTCTTTTCTCAAAGCCCGGAAATGGGATCTGTCATCAGCTTCAGCTTGAAAACTACGGCATTCCCGGCAAGACGCTTCTGGGTTCCGACAGTCATACACCGACAGGCGGCGGCCTAGGGATGATCGCCATCGGAGCAGGCGGCCTTGATGTAGCACTGGCAATGGCACAGGGAACGTACAGCCTGACCGTTCCAAAAGTGCTGAAGGTTGAACTCACTGGAAAGCTGAGACCTTGGGTTTCCGCAAAGGATGTCATCCTTTATGTTCTACAGCAGCTTACCGTAAAAGGCGGTGTAGGAAAAATCGTTGAATATGCCGGAGAAGGCGTAAAGACACTGTCAGTAACAGACCGTGCAACCATTACAAACATGGGCGCAGAGCTTGGTGCTACGACTTCCGTATTCCCTAGCGATGAAAACACAAAGGCATATCTTGCTGCTCAGGGCAGAGAAAAAGATTATGTGGCACTGTCTGCCGATGCTGATGCAGAATACGACGAGGTTTTGAAGGTAGATCTGAGTTCCCTCGTTCCCCTTGCAGCAAAGCCCCACAGCCCGGACAATGTAGATTCCATCACAAATATCGGTACCATCAAGGTGGATCAGGTTGCCATCGGAAGCTGCACCAACTCTTCCTATACGGATCTGATGAAGGTCGCTGAAATCCTGAAAGGAAAGCAGGTTCATCCTGATGTAAGCCTTGTCATTTCTCCCGGTTCCAGCAAGATCCTCAGCAAGCTGGCGGAAAACGGAGCCCTTGCTTCCATGATCAATGCAGGAGCGAGAATTATTGAAAATGCATGCGGTCCATGTATCGGTATGGGTCAGTCACCAAAATCCGGTGCTGTATCCCTCCGTACCTTCAACCGTAATTTCAAAGGAAGAAGCGGAACATTGGATGCAGACGTTTATCTCGTCAGCCCTGAAACCGCTGCCATTTCTGCTGTGACCGGCATTCTCACCGACGGAATGGTCTCCGGCGTGACACTGCCTGAAATCAAAGAAGAAATGTTCAACTTCAATGATAACTTTATCGTTTACCCCAAGGGAACCGATAAATCCAATACAGACGTGGTGATGGGCCCCAACATCAAGCCTTTCCCACAGAATACAAAATTACCGGAAATCGTAACCGGCTCCGTGGTACTTCACGCAGGCAACAATATCACAACAGACGATATCATGCCTTCCGATTCCAGATTACTGCCCTACCGTTCCAACATTCCTTTCCTTGCAAACTACTGCTTTGAAAAGATCGACAAGGACTTTTCCGCACGCTGTAAGGAAGCTGGTGCTGGCGTCATCATCGGCGGAGACAACTACGGACAGGGCTCCAGCCGTGAGCACGCTGCCCTGGCTCCCCTTTATCTGGGAATCAAGTTCGTACTGGCCAAATCCTTTGCAAGAATTCACCGTTCTAACCTGATCAACAGCGGAATTCTGCCACTTGTCTTCGACGATCCTGCAGATTACGATGACTTCGCGCTCGGACAGAAGCTGGTCATTGAAAACGCTAGAGAACAGGTGAAAAATCCTGTCATTCTCCTGAAAAATCCAGAGACAGGCAAAGAATACAAAGCCATCTCCAAATTTTCAGAACAGGAAATCGAGATGATCCTGGCAGGCGGGAGAATCAATCAAATCAAAGATAACGAATAA
- the nrdJ gene encoding ribonucleoside-triphosphate reductase, adenosylcobalamin-dependent yields the protein MKTVVKRDGTHVIFKSEKIKTAIENAMLETKAGIDAKLAGEIASAIEKQVEKTERLVNVEDLQDLVEDFLMASERKDAAKKFIIYRYERDKTRDARKRRDGRILSEEFVSKYKHTPSPMSQLGSFVYYRTYSRWMQEEMRREYWWETVRRSVEYNCSLVPTSKEEAEKLYKNVFELKQFLSGRTFWVGSTDVSKYYPMSNYNCSFQVIDSFAAFRDIFYLLMVGSGVGVRVLKSDVAKLPPIRTDVEVIHESYTPMLRGLRQDSTALEFTHNDTVKITIGDSKEGWVQSMDYFLKVFYSTEYRKINTVILNYDHVRSKGEKLKTFGGTASGHTSMKNMFLKILKVVEKAKHRSTTSRIRLQPIDCLDIANIIGENVVVGGVRRTAEIVLIDQDDKECIQAKSELYKKVDDKWSIDTEIAHRQMSNNSIYYTRKPTRPELHWHLQQMRYSGEPGWVNEEAGSKRRPNFQGVNPCAEILLDSKGLCNLTTVNVMAFVHDGVLDHDGLMEAQRLSARAGYRMTCTELEIPEWNAVQQRDKLLGCSLTGWQDMVNALQLDQQGQEKLLAELKAAAKKAAGDYARELGQPEPLLVTTIKPEGTLSLLPVVSSGVHYSHAPYYVRRIRISSDDPLTKVCEELGYPVFPEVGQDPETCVTKVVEFPVKAPGQRFKADVSAIEQLETYKMFMTHYVEHNCSITIHVRDHEWDAVEQWVWDNWEETVALSFLSFEDNFYELLPFEEISEEEFNTRVAAMSPFVPSLISKYEKEETEYDIGNEGCEGGVCPIR from the coding sequence ATGAAGACGGTGGTCAAAAGAGACGGCACCCACGTTATCTTTAAGAGTGAAAAAATTAAGACAGCAATCGAAAATGCCATGCTGGAAACAAAAGCGGGGATCGATGCGAAGCTGGCGGGAGAGATAGCGTCTGCCATAGAAAAGCAGGTGGAAAAGACGGAGCGGCTGGTCAATGTGGAGGATTTGCAGGATCTTGTTGAGGATTTTCTCATGGCAAGTGAACGCAAGGATGCCGCAAAGAAATTTATTATATACCGCTATGAACGGGACAAGACCCGGGATGCGAGAAAGCGGAGAGACGGCAGAATCCTTTCTGAGGAATTTGTCAGCAAGTATAAACATACCCCATCTCCCATGAGTCAACTGGGGAGCTTTGTCTATTACCGTACTTATTCCAGATGGATGCAGGAGGAAATGCGCCGGGAATACTGGTGGGAGACCGTCCGCCGTTCTGTTGAATATAACTGCAGTCTCGTGCCGACTTCAAAGGAGGAGGCAGAGAAGCTTTATAAAAATGTATTTGAATTGAAGCAGTTCCTGTCGGGAAGGACCTTTTGGGTAGGGAGCACCGATGTTTCCAAATACTACCCCATGTCCAACTATAACTGTTCTTTCCAGGTAATCGACAGCTTTGCCGCATTCCGGGACATCTTCTATCTGCTGATGGTAGGCTCCGGGGTAGGGGTACGGGTACTGAAATCAGACGTTGCCAAGCTGCCGCCAATTAGGACGGACGTGGAAGTGATCCACGAGTCCTATACACCAATGCTGCGCGGCCTTCGTCAGGACAGTACCGCATTGGAATTTACCCACAATGACACGGTTAAAATTACCATCGGTGACAGCAAAGAGGGTTGGGTTCAGTCCATGGACTACTTCCTCAAGGTGTTCTACAGCACAGAATACCGGAAGATTAATACCGTGATCCTGAACTATGATCACGTCAGATCCAAGGGTGAAAAGCTGAAGACCTTCGGCGGAACCGCAAGCGGGCATACCAGCATGAAAAATATGTTCCTGAAAATCCTCAAGGTCGTAGAAAAAGCGAAACATCGCTCAACGACCAGCAGAATCAGGCTGCAGCCCATCGACTGCCTCGATATCGCCAACATCATCGGAGAAAATGTAGTGGTGGGAGGCGTAAGGCGTACCGCAGAGATCGTGCTCATCGATCAGGATGACAAGGAATGCATTCAAGCAAAGAGTGAGCTATATAAAAAGGTAGACGACAAATGGTCCATCGACACAGAGATTGCCCACCGTCAGATGAGCAATAATTCCATTTATTATACGAGAAAACCAACCCGCCCAGAGCTTCACTGGCATCTGCAGCAGATGCGATATTCCGGGGAGCCGGGCTGGGTCAATGAGGAAGCCGGTTCCAAGAGGCGGCCCAATTTCCAGGGCGTAAATCCCTGCGCGGAAATCCTGCTGGATTCTAAGGGACTTTGCAACCTGACGACGGTAAATGTTATGGCCTTTGTGCATGATGGCGTACTGGATCATGACGGTCTGATGGAGGCACAACGGCTTAGTGCTAGAGCGGGGTACCGCATGACCTGCACGGAACTTGAGATACCGGAGTGGAATGCAGTACAGCAGAGGGATAAGCTCCTTGGCTGCTCACTCACAGGCTGGCAGGATATGGTCAATGCGCTGCAGCTTGATCAGCAAGGCCAGGAAAAGCTTCTTGCAGAGCTAAAAGCTGCGGCTAAGAAGGCTGCGGGTGACTATGCGAGAGAACTGGGACAGCCGGAACCGCTGCTCGTCACTACGATAAAGCCCGAGGGAACCCTGAGTCTGCTGCCGGTTGTATCCAGCGGTGTCCATTATTCTCACGCTCCTTACTATGTGAGAAGAATCCGGATCAGCAGCGATGATCCTCTCACCAAGGTTTGCGAGGAACTGGGATATCCGGTATTCCCGGAAGTAGGTCAGGACCCGGAAACTTGTGTCACCAAGGTGGTGGAATTCCCCGTCAAAGCACCGGGACAGCGATTTAAAGCGGATGTCAGCGCCATCGAGCAGCTTGAAACATATAAGATGTTCATGACCCACTATGTGGAGCACAACTGCTCCATCACCATCCATGTGAGAGATCACGAATGGGATGCGGTAGAACAGTGGGTTTGGGACAACTGGGAGGAGACAGTAGCACTCTCATTCCTGTCCTTTGAGGACAATTTCTATGAGCTTCTGCCTTTCGAGGAGATTTCCGAGGAGGAGTTCAACACCAGAGTTGCTGCCATGAGCCCCTTCGTTCCGTCTCTGATTTCCAAATATGAGAAGGAAGAAACGGAGTACGATATCGGCAACGAAGGCTGTGAAGGAGGCGTTTGCCCCATCAGATAA
- a CDS encoding MBL fold metallo-hydrolase: MISDIRLTEKETNMSLIVKFYDVEHGSCTHVITPNGKHLLFDIGTKSSTSICRHLKNNYFGKSGKPDMLVITHPHIDHIADLENMYTYDIKPKCLWRDKRAFPLTILTSDRQAQISLKNCANRMSEEYSSAIVDLDNPEAPANNGGVGVTRFTPILEKSDYSDVNNFSCINVIEYGGFKVVITGDNPSAKLIDMLQQSAFKAKIAGATVLLAPHHGRDSDFCKEFVEAVNPSLTVFSDKPIQHETQAYSAQKYYNVTRGVTWNGSPRRVFTTRNDGTITFTFRDNNSWSIDISATEY; the protein is encoded by the coding sequence ATGATATCCGACATCCGCTTAACAGAAAAGGAGACAAATATGAGCTTGATAGTTAAATTCTACGATGTGGAACATGGAAGCTGCACCCACGTTATAACTCCAAATGGAAAACACTTATTGTTTGACATCGGTACGAAATCATCGACCAGCATCTGCAGGCATCTGAAGAATAATTATTTTGGGAAAAGCGGTAAACCGGATATGCTCGTTATCACACACCCGCATATTGACCATATTGCAGATTTAGAAAATATGTATACATATGACATCAAGCCTAAATGCCTTTGGCGCGACAAACGAGCATTTCCTCTTACTATCCTTACAAGTGATAGACAGGCACAAATCAGTCTTAAAAACTGCGCTAACAGAATGAGTGAGGAATATTCATCTGCTATCGTAGATTTAGATAACCCTGAAGCGCCCGCAAACAATGGCGGTGTTGGTGTAACGAGGTTTACTCCCATATTGGAAAAATCCGATTATTCTGATGTCAACAATTTTTCTTGCATCAATGTCATTGAATATGGTGGATTCAAGGTTGTCATTACAGGTGATAATCCATCGGCAAAACTTATTGATATGCTCCAGCAGTCTGCTTTTAAGGCCAAAATTGCAGGCGCAACAGTTCTTCTTGCTCCGCATCACGGGCGCGACAGCGATTTTTGTAAAGAGTTTGTGGAGGCTGTTAATCCTTCACTAACAGTATTTTCGGATAAGCCGATACAGCATGAAACACAAGCATATTCCGCCCAAAAGTATTACAACGTAACTAGAGGCGTCACTTGGAATGGCAGTCCTCGTCGAGTGTTTACAACTCGTAACGACGGGACAATTACCTTTACCTTCAGAGATAACAATAGTTGGTCTATTGACATCAGCGCGACCGAATATTAA
- a CDS encoding MBL fold metallo-hydrolase — protein sequence MMNYEIDFIGVNEESSKDAAATCLRFYSQELGRYVIIVYDGGFAVHGKAMVKLIKKYYTDEKFPYIDIVICSHSDDDHASGLSEIFDACFVGHLIVNRPWLYASELYKKIKDKRKTIDSLERELKETYSAIAELETKALEQDTKIHEGFQGKVLSYVPLWILSPTREFFIQQVIESSKTPLQEDASISFFKKAFETIRDTIKDYWNKDAIREGESTTPENETSIVIYGDMAEEGSFLLTGDAGVQALTEAADYADFMGISLSSVKFYQIPHHGGRHNVSPSVLNRIVGSIQPSGTTPNKSAFVSVAKNSDHPKKMVVNAYIRRGVKVFEARTSSKWHHRGTPERDAYNTATPLEFSEYVESWD from the coding sequence ATGATGAACTATGAAATTGATTTTATTGGCGTAAACGAAGAAAGTAGTAAAGATGCTGCCGCCACTTGCCTTCGATTTTATTCGCAGGAATTAGGGCGTTATGTAATTATTGTATATGACGGAGGCTTTGCGGTTCATGGAAAAGCGATGGTAAAGCTTATCAAAAAATACTACACTGACGAAAAATTCCCATACATTGATATTGTCATTTGCTCTCACAGTGATGATGACCACGCTTCGGGTCTATCGGAAATATTCGATGCCTGTTTTGTTGGGCATCTGATAGTGAACCGTCCTTGGCTGTACGCGAGCGAGTTATATAAAAAAATAAAGGATAAACGAAAAACTATTGATAGCCTCGAACGTGAACTCAAAGAAACATATTCCGCTATTGCCGAGCTCGAAACAAAGGCGCTGGAGCAAGACACCAAAATTCACGAGGGGTTTCAGGGAAAGGTGCTTAGCTATGTGCCTTTGTGGATACTATCGCCAACAAGAGAGTTCTTCATACAGCAAGTGATTGAATCTTCTAAGACGCCACTGCAAGAAGATGCTTCAATTTCATTTTTCAAAAAGGCGTTTGAAACTATAAGGGATACAATAAAGGATTACTGGAACAAAGATGCAATTCGAGAAGGTGAATCTACAACACCTGAAAACGAAACTTCTATAGTGATTTATGGAGATATGGCAGAAGAAGGGTCATTTCTCTTGACGGGCGACGCCGGCGTTCAGGCATTAACTGAGGCGGCTGATTATGCCGATTTCATGGGAATTAGCCTTAGTAGTGTGAAGTTTTACCAGATTCCTCATCACGGTGGACGGCATAATGTTTCACCAAGCGTTCTAAATCGAATTGTGGGCAGTATTCAACCCAGCGGAACAACACCAAACAAATCAGCATTCGTGTCGGTTGCTAAAAATTCTGACCATCCAAAAAAAATGGTTGTGAACGCTTATATACGACGAGGTGTAAAAGTATTTGAGGCAAGGACTTCTTCAAAATGGCACCACAGAGGTACTCCTGAGAGGGATGCTTATAACACAGCAACGCCGCTTGAATTCAGTGAATATGTAGAAAGTTGGGATTAG